In Paenibacillus hexagrammi, the following are encoded in one genomic region:
- a CDS encoding alpha/beta hydrolase codes for MENMDMTALPPEYKQLAKEGHRGEIHQVTYKVRHYLNASRQLVTSGNVEAAEAGREPVEGEAILKTCSVYLPAGYDPHDIETKYNVLYLLHGVGGDHDEWLDSNGKVDGSFVLCNIVDNLIANGHIDPLIIVFPNGRSAHDWTDRSFNPMGTNILGFYYFDYELRYDLIPFIESTYHTRANIQDRSPEGIEKSRMHRAIAGLSMGGMQALNLILGGDRCDSTAYTGRESGWANGLDPTVRASGMEDLFAYIGAFSNAPTSSGGSVLGAGIASKMHQLHVLYMICGDADEVSIGSFESSTDGLAEAAGAYLADFYQVIVKHGVHDFHVWNNGVYQFLLLSCRRRELHVRPNVIRLTIV; via the coding sequence ATGGAGAACATGGATATGACAGCGCTGCCTCCCGAATATAAACAGCTGGCTAAAGAGGGGCATAGAGGCGAGATTCATCAGGTTACCTATAAGGTGAGACATTATTTGAACGCATCCAGGCAGCTAGTGACTAGCGGGAATGTCGAAGCTGCTGAAGCGGGAAGAGAACCAGTTGAGGGAGAAGCCATCCTGAAGACATGTAGCGTCTATTTGCCCGCTGGCTACGACCCGCATGATATCGAAACCAAATACAATGTATTGTATTTACTGCACGGCGTAGGCGGGGATCATGATGAGTGGCTGGACAGCAACGGCAAAGTCGACGGGAGCTTTGTCCTGTGTAATATCGTTGACAATCTCATCGCAAACGGTCATATCGATCCGCTTATTATTGTATTTCCTAATGGGAGAAGTGCGCACGACTGGACGGATCGATCGTTCAATCCGATGGGGACCAACATCCTGGGCTTCTATTATTTCGATTATGAGTTGAGATATGATTTGATTCCTTTTATCGAATCCACTTACCATACTCGTGCGAATATACAGGACAGATCCCCTGAGGGAATTGAAAAAAGCCGTATGCACAGGGCCATAGCTGGCCTTTCCATGGGTGGCATGCAGGCTTTGAATTTGATACTCGGCGGGGACCGATGTGATTCTACGGCTTATACCGGGAGAGAGAGCGGTTGGGCAAATGGGCTTGATCCTACGGTACGGGCTTCCGGTATGGAAGATCTATTTGCTTATATTGGAGCGTTTTCGAACGCGCCTACCTCTAGCGGTGGTTCGGTGCTAGGTGCGGGTATCGCTTCCAAGATGCATCAGCTGCATGTGCTATATATGATCTGCGGGGATGCAGATGAAGTGTCCATTGGCAGCTTCGAGTCTTCAACGGATGGACTTGCTGAAGCTGCTGGAGCGTACCTCGCTGATTTTTACCAGGTTATTGTCAAACATGGTGTTCATGATTTTCATGTATGGAACAATGGAGTCTACCAGTTTCTTCTATTGTCATGCAGAAGACGTGAGCTGCATGTGCGGCCGAATGTGATCAGGTTGACCATCGTTTAG
- a CDS encoding carboxylesterase/lipase family protein produces MLRIVEVENGIVQGLPAADPRITSFKGIPFAAPPVGENRWRAPQPAADWSGVLKAYEFAPISMQVRQEIDPNNIYTREWAVEPDIAMDEDCLYLNVWTPATRTDEKLPVYVWYFGGGLQVGHTAEMEFDGERIARRGIVVVTINYRLNVFGFLCHPEITAESPEAPANFGNLDQQAATRWVKRNIAAFGGDPDNITIGGQSAGGGSVLSQLVSPQNEGLFQRAIIQSGIFKELYPGNRMPKFGLQLGDAELEGVEFFEYLGVSSLEEARGLDAVYLRDKAVEYQGFWGTVVDQAFSVGHSFELFLQNKRWMVPVLFGHTSGEFISTPNLDTIGDFEKLAEDMFGDDADTFLALCSAQSGSVEERIQRAAVSSIEYAIRIAAQVSADHGGDSPFYYYHFDAEIPGWDDPGAFHSVDLWFFFETLAKCWRPFVGKHYDLARQMCTYWANFIRSGDPNGQDSTGEELPRWEAFTPEAPYRMVFADRSEFSREQPSEIMAFLVQQYVKKYKLMDKM; encoded by the coding sequence ATGCTAAGAATCGTAGAGGTTGAAAATGGGATCGTACAGGGCTTGCCGGCAGCTGATCCCCGAATCACGAGCTTCAAGGGGATTCCATTTGCTGCCCCGCCCGTTGGCGAGAATCGCTGGCGAGCCCCGCAGCCAGCCGCAGACTGGAGCGGCGTGCTCAAAGCCTACGAATTCGCACCGATCTCGATGCAGGTGAGACAGGAGATCGACCCGAACAACATCTATACCCGGGAATGGGCCGTAGAACCGGATATTGCCATGGATGAGGATTGCCTCTACCTGAATGTTTGGACACCGGCTACTCGCACCGATGAGAAATTGCCGGTATATGTATGGTATTTTGGCGGAGGGCTGCAAGTCGGCCATACCGCCGAAATGGAATTTGACGGAGAGCGCATCGCCCGGCGTGGCATCGTGGTCGTCACGATCAACTATCGTTTGAATGTCTTTGGATTTTTATGCCATCCGGAGATTACGGCGGAATCGCCGGAAGCACCAGCGAACTTCGGCAACCTTGACCAGCAAGCGGCAACAAGATGGGTGAAGCGCAATATTGCAGCCTTCGGAGGCGATCCGGACAATATCACCATCGGGGGACAGTCGGCCGGTGGCGGTAGCGTCTTGAGCCAACTGGTTTCGCCTCAGAATGAAGGTCTGTTCCAGAGGGCCATTATCCAAAGCGGTATTTTCAAAGAGCTTTACCCAGGAAATCGCATGCCCAAATTTGGGCTTCAGCTGGGGGATGCCGAGCTGGAAGGCGTGGAGTTTTTTGAGTATCTAGGCGTTTCCTCCCTAGAGGAAGCACGAGGGCTCGATGCCGTCTACCTGCGAGACAAGGCCGTAGAATACCAGGGCTTCTGGGGCACGGTTGTCGATCAGGCATTCAGTGTAGGTCATTCGTTTGAATTGTTTCTTCAAAATAAACGTTGGATGGTACCGGTATTATTCGGTCATACGTCAGGGGAGTTTATCAGCACTCCGAATCTGGATACAATTGGCGACTTTGAGAAATTGGCCGAGGACATGTTCGGCGACGATGCGGATACGTTTCTTGCGCTTTGCAGTGCGCAGTCGGGCAGTGTGGAGGAGCGCATACAGAGGGCAGCGGTTAGCAGCATTGAATATGCGATTCGCATCGCAGCACAAGTAAGTGCTGACCATGGTGGGGATTCTCCTTTTTACTATTATCATTTTGATGCGGAAATACCAGGCTGGGATGATCCCGGTGCCTTTCACTCGGTAGATCTGTGGTTTTTCTTCGAGACGTTGGCTAAGTGCTGGAGACCGTTTGTCGGTAAACATTATGATTTGGCCCGCCAAATGTGTACTTATTGGGCTAACTTCATCCGTTCTGGAGATCCGAACGGACAGGATTCTACCGGAGAGGAACTGCCTCGTTGGGAAGCCTTTACGCCAGAAGCGCCGTATAGGATGGTGTTTGCAGATCGATCCGAATTTTCCAGGGAGCAGCCGAGTGAGATCATGGCATTTCTTGTGCAGCAGTATGTGAAGAAATATAAATTAATGGATAAAATGTAA
- a CDS encoding type 2 periplasmic-binding domain-containing protein — MSKTSGAGNKSMSAVLACLVLGMTVLSGCESAPSSADPTTGGASSPASQGQTAIDHSEPLTITVFDNAANYQGEQTGWYGKLLKDKFNLTLNILAPQIAGDQLYKTRSAAGDLGDLMIVDNSQLEELIPAGLVMDLTDKVKNTKYLSTYVDNHYKPFNAAFDKVNPDGKIYAMPTFEADTSPTTFSEEIPYSSPIMPWDYYKGVGAPKLNNLTDLLNVLKSMQEKYPKTADGKPIVPITLWKDWDNGDMENVRWLSNWYGYEQPEGTTTLQLNAKGDIVPLVDDNSMYKKILQFYFTANQMGLVDPDSATQDWNKVAEKLTNKQVLLLWYSWQRGFYNSIERGKNGDGNVAVPIADTHIIQNSDAYYGNGRVFALGAKAKHPERIMEFLDWTVSPEGLRYYTNGFEGFNYEKTADGKYKLTEVGQTAFQKNTPVPDQYGGGGYQDGQSKINSMIMSDFVKDPDTGEFYNNNYWSTTIEANKTALTTDWQKAYDATNPTEYYMKNHMIDIVPNINTSLGSDSSDIKNKRSQISNYVKNTSWKMVFAKNQAEFDQLWAKMKTDVVGLGWEDVFAADKTKAQKIVKMRTEASANK; from the coding sequence ATGAGTAAGACGAGCGGAGCAGGAAATAAATCGATGTCGGCCGTATTGGCCTGCCTCGTCCTGGGAATGACCGTACTCAGTGGTTGCGAAAGCGCACCCAGCAGTGCGGATCCGACGACTGGGGGAGCAAGCAGCCCGGCCTCACAGGGTCAAACAGCCATTGATCACAGTGAGCCTTTGACCATTACCGTCTTTGACAATGCAGCCAATTATCAGGGGGAACAAACGGGCTGGTACGGCAAGCTGCTGAAAGACAAGTTTAATCTAACGTTGAACATTCTTGCTCCACAGATTGCGGGCGATCAATTGTACAAGACGAGGTCGGCAGCGGGTGATCTGGGCGATCTGATGATTGTCGATAACAGTCAGCTGGAAGAGCTGATACCGGCGGGTCTTGTTATGGATCTGACAGATAAGGTCAAGAATACAAAGTATCTCTCCACTTATGTGGACAATCATTATAAGCCATTCAATGCGGCTTTTGACAAGGTAAATCCTGATGGCAAGATTTATGCGATGCCAACTTTTGAAGCGGATACTTCACCGACAACATTCTCGGAAGAAATCCCCTATTCCAGCCCTATTATGCCGTGGGATTATTATAAGGGCGTAGGGGCTCCCAAGCTGAATAATCTGACAGATCTTCTGAATGTGCTTAAGAGCATGCAAGAGAAATATCCGAAGACGGCAGACGGGAAACCGATTGTTCCGATTACCTTGTGGAAGGATTGGGACAACGGTGATATGGAGAATGTACGCTGGCTCAGCAACTGGTACGGCTATGAACAGCCGGAAGGAACCACAACCCTGCAGCTCAATGCAAAAGGCGACATTGTTCCGCTCGTTGATGACAACAGCATGTACAAGAAGATTCTGCAATTCTACTTTACGGCAAATCAGATGGGACTTGTAGATCCTGATTCGGCAACACAGGATTGGAATAAAGTAGCTGAAAAGCTCACGAACAAGCAGGTATTGCTCTTGTGGTATTCGTGGCAAAGAGGATTCTATAATTCCATCGAAAGAGGAAAGAATGGGGATGGCAATGTCGCTGTTCCTATCGCTGACACCCATATTATTCAGAACAGTGACGCTTACTACGGAAACGGAAGAGTGTTTGCTCTCGGCGCAAAAGCCAAGCATCCTGAACGAATTATGGAGTTCCTGGACTGGACCGTTTCACCTGAAGGATTGCGCTACTATACGAATGGATTTGAAGGCTTCAATTATGAAAAGACAGCGGATGGGAAGTATAAGCTAACCGAAGTTGGGCAGACTGCCTTCCAAAAAAATACACCTGTACCGGATCAGTACGGCGGCGGTGGCTATCAGGATGGTCAGAGTAAGATCAACAGCATGATTATGAGCGACTTTGTGAAGGATCCCGATACGGGAGAATTCTATAACAACAATTACTGGAGCACGACCATTGAAGCGAATAAAACGGCTTTAACTACGGATTGGCAGAAAGCTTATGACGCTACAAACCCAACTGAGTACTACATGAAAAATCATATGATCGATATCGTTCCTAATATCAACACAAGCCTGGGAAGCGATTCATCTGACATTAAAAACAAGCGGAGCCAGATTTCGAACTATGTGAAGAATACGTCCTGGAAAATGGTATTTGCCAAGAATCAAGCGGAATTTGACCAGCTATGGGCAAAAATGAAGACAGATGTAGTTGGACTTGGCTGGGAAGATGTATTTGCAGCGGATAAAACGAAAGCTCAAAAGATCGTTAAGATGCGTACGGAAGCTTCGGCTAATAAGTAA
- a CDS encoding carbohydrate ABC transporter permease, which yields MSDKTSLVPSENVRSGNPLQPVKVRASTIDNMISVLIYALFALFALICVYPFYSILINTISANDLSARGDVIFFPQKIHFQNYFDVFKIPGLWHAAMISLGRTLIGTTLTVGASAFLGYMFTQEDMWRRRFWYRFTIITMYFNAGIIPWYLTMRSLHLTNNFLAYILPTIVAPFFIILVKTFVESTPKELQQSASIDGAGTMTIFFKIMLPICKPILATVAIFSAVDQWNAFQDTLLLVTDSKLYSLQFILYNYINQASSLSTMVNLQNAGSTAMASLATKQTTTSIRMTVTIIVVAPILLIYPLFQRFL from the coding sequence ATGAGTGACAAAACAAGTCTAGTACCGAGCGAGAACGTGCGCAGCGGGAATCCGTTGCAGCCTGTTAAAGTAAGGGCAAGCACGATCGATAACATGATTTCTGTTTTGATCTATGCTCTGTTTGCCTTATTTGCTCTTATTTGCGTGTATCCGTTCTACTCGATCTTGATTAACACGATCAGTGCCAATGATCTCAGTGCCAGAGGCGATGTCATATTTTTCCCTCAGAAAATTCATTTCCAGAACTATTTCGATGTGTTCAAAATACCGGGGCTGTGGCACGCTGCCATGATTTCTCTGGGAAGAACGCTGATTGGTACAACATTAACGGTTGGGGCTTCCGCTTTTTTAGGATACATGTTTACCCAGGAGGACATGTGGAGGAGAAGGTTTTGGTATCGCTTTACGATCATAACCATGTATTTTAATGCGGGGATTATTCCTTGGTATCTGACTATGAGATCTCTGCATCTGACAAATAATTTTTTGGCTTATATATTGCCGACCATTGTGGCGCCTTTTTTCATCATTCTGGTAAAAACCTTTGTGGAATCAACGCCTAAGGAATTGCAGCAGTCGGCAAGTATCGACGGGGCTGGAACGATGACGATCTTTTTTAAGATCATGCTGCCCATCTGTAAGCCCATATTGGCTACGGTTGCCATATTCTCGGCTGTGGATCAATGGAATGCCTTTCAGGATACCCTGCTTCTGGTTACGGATAGCAAGCTCTACAGTTTGCAGTTCATTTTATATAACTATATCAATCAGGCAAGTTCCTTATCCACTATGGTCAATCTGCAAAATGCCGGTTCAACTGCCATGGCGAGTCTGGCAACCAAGCAAACGACGACCTCTATTCGCATGACGGTTACGATCATCGTGGTCGCACCCATCTTGCTGATTTATCCTCTTTTCCAAAGATTTTTGTAA
- a CDS encoding ABC transporter permease subunit encodes MSIRKFLYILPFMILLATFAYYPLYGWVYAFFDYTPPIPLSKSPFVGLKWFHSLVENQVKIDQLLQVIKNTFGMSGLLLLFSWLPMIFAIFLNEIKAVRFRKFVQTVTTLPNFISWVLVYSLAFSMFSSEGIVNGLLKQWGFIDSPVLFLQDSDHVWLTMWMWATWKTLGWSAILYIAAITGIDDSLYEAARVDGATRMQSIRHVTLPSLLPTYFVLLMLQLASFLNNGLEQYFVFQNSFNKDTIQVLDLYVYNLAMGGGSYSVSVAISMLKSLISVVLLFSINGLSKLVRGESIV; translated from the coding sequence ATGTCTATCAGGAAATTTCTCTATATATTGCCTTTTATGATTCTACTCGCAACCTTTGCGTATTACCCGTTATACGGGTGGGTGTATGCGTTCTTTGATTACACACCGCCGATTCCGCTGTCCAAATCACCGTTTGTTGGTTTGAAGTGGTTTCATTCTTTGGTAGAAAACCAAGTGAAGATCGATCAGCTGCTTCAGGTTATCAAAAATACGTTTGGAATGAGCGGATTGCTGCTGCTTTTCTCCTGGCTTCCCATGATATTTGCCATCTTTCTCAATGAGATTAAAGCGGTTCGCTTTCGAAAATTTGTACAAACGGTAACCACGCTTCCCAATTTTATCAGCTGGGTATTGGTGTATTCACTCGCATTTTCCATGTTCTCCAGTGAGGGGATCGTCAATGGGTTGTTGAAACAATGGGGGTTTATCGACTCTCCGGTGCTATTTCTTCAAGACTCAGACCATGTTTGGTTGACGATGTGGATGTGGGCTACTTGGAAGACATTAGGCTGGTCGGCCATTTTATATATAGCTGCCATTACAGGGATCGATGATTCTCTCTATGAGGCGGCTCGTGTAGACGGCGCAACGAGGATGCAGAGCATACGGCATGTCACCTTGCCCAGCTTGCTGCCGACTTACTTTGTCCTCTTGATGCTGCAGCTTGCGAGCTTCTTGAATAATGGTTTGGAGCAATATTTTGTATTTCAGAACTCCTTTAATAAGGACACCATACAGGTTCTGGACTTATATGTATACAACTTGGCTATGGGAGGCGGCAGCTATTCCGTTTCCGTTGCCATCAGTATGTTAAAAAGCTTGATCAGTGTTGTGCTTCTCTTTTCGATCAACGGATTATCTAAATTAGTAAGAGGAGAGAGCATTGTATGA
- a CDS encoding TIM-barrel domain-containing protein, which yields MARVQLSVDGTYRQPDETYYMVQKNDWADVEKTVSDEGTYIKIETKDMVIRVQKSPVRVQMYKKDNITLLSKDADDQGMYWDASTGVRGVKKVEGPGGGGIFGFGTGEKGHSEQLNKYDLDVTDFGMDHGQLIAPFYMSTVGYGIFLNTIDQNTKFFKRGGGFETKDYLDYYFMYGPDFKTILNQYAELTGRMELYGKWAHGFMLSKYGNDNATQAEFLDWLDHLRGAGKYDGQGSYPSDVYVFDYGWRGDKWSPHRWDPTRFPDLDSMFAKADSMGFEVGLHNNKGTPEAKVKDSDPATQGGRFLNPAVNEKWTQAHMDNVIKPGYGDWFWPDEFDIAEGSTHNNWMPTLSTKSVYEAWKNYTDESRPMFITRGSYAGQHFATAWSGDIQNTTEEMGYQIGYGLESGLVGYWTTSHDLGGFLQRPNDNLYTRWVAEFGAWNGIMRAHGHGGREPWTFSSTAQDTLKKNLKIRYALYPYTYSLAWQGYSQGVPMMRPMFLEDGNQNNSKTWDLNRHYYYGDWFLVAPALSESDTMVKLWLPAKTTWYNYYTGQRYEGGESGRDVYVNAKLTDIPVFVKSGAIIPMGPDMNYADEKPLNPLTLDIYPKADTSFTLYEDDGRSRKYITENAYSTTKFDSHQAGNNITFRINKRVTPNVSAFKPVERSYNLKFNHINNVRGVTVNEAPIQAVDSLENFNASSEAYWVDPASGVVYVKTADTGEQIEITLDSDGVVEPALGEEGSAGPVINSGDKFELEQATMKGVTIDTEWKGYTGTGFAKGFKNVGNYVQFTVDIQKAGNYNLILRSNSGKKNDPKYDSTPRQGALYLNNAKVTDFALKVTPTWGDANKNGDWFDYIISDVKLDAGANTLKINVEGSTNPGNYNLDYVRFDYAPKIADAYGTIEAETASTRQGVDVGASSDDSGGYKLNHIENGDWVKFSDVDFGTGGVNGFEARLASGLQGGKLEVWIDSMEDQRAVEMEFGSTGSWNNWETIQAPSQSITGIHDVYLKFVNTESASSILDLNWFRFLKDYKAPVVGAVLQGPAEASKGADFDLDYTLSGLDQNIYAQDLTFTYDPSQLEFVSAESVNPDEVVIVDKAQKQGEIRFLVATVGQNARLEGSLLKLHWKVKSDTQAALSMISLSQALIADEAGHEAEIEGKSYTVQLSNVVIDKTALLALIANAQSKHDMAAEGTGTGQYPAGSKALLLAAIDQAKAVADDVTATREQVEQAVSALTVALQTFMDSVITTQPGDVNDDGRYSIGDLAIVAAAYGRNSADPNWSAYKHADLNNDGKVDIEDLAAMARKILS from the coding sequence ATGGCTAGAGTTCAGCTTTCTGTTGACGGTACTTACCGTCAACCGGATGAAACCTATTATATGGTTCAAAAGAATGACTGGGCTGATGTTGAAAAAACGGTAAGTGACGAAGGGACATATATCAAAATTGAAACCAAAGATATGGTGATCAGGGTTCAAAAGTCTCCTGTAAGGGTACAGATGTATAAGAAGGATAACATCACCTTGCTTAGCAAGGACGCCGATGATCAGGGGATGTATTGGGATGCAAGCACCGGTGTCAGAGGAGTTAAGAAAGTGGAGGGGCCTGGAGGCGGCGGTATTTTTGGCTTCGGAACAGGGGAGAAGGGACACAGCGAGCAGCTGAACAAATATGACTTGGATGTGACGGATTTTGGCATGGACCATGGGCAGCTCATTGCGCCCTTCTATATGAGTACAGTGGGTTACGGTATATTTCTTAATACAATTGATCAAAACACGAAGTTTTTTAAAAGAGGCGGAGGCTTTGAGACAAAGGATTATCTGGATTATTACTTCATGTACGGCCCCGACTTTAAAACGATTCTCAACCAGTATGCGGAGCTGACGGGCCGAATGGAGCTTTACGGTAAATGGGCCCACGGCTTCATGCTCTCCAAGTATGGCAATGATAATGCTACGCAAGCCGAGTTCTTAGATTGGCTGGATCATCTGAGGGGCGCTGGTAAGTATGACGGCCAGGGCTCTTACCCTAGTGATGTCTATGTATTTGACTACGGGTGGCGGGGAGATAAATGGAGTCCGCACCGTTGGGATCCTACACGTTTCCCTGACCTGGATTCCATGTTTGCGAAGGCGGATTCAATGGGATTTGAGGTAGGGCTTCACAATAATAAAGGAACGCCGGAGGCTAAGGTCAAGGATAGTGACCCGGCTACACAGGGTGGCCGGTTTTTGAATCCTGCCGTCAATGAAAAGTGGACCCAAGCTCATATGGACAATGTTATCAAGCCTGGATACGGCGACTGGTTCTGGCCTGATGAATTTGATATTGCTGAGGGCAGTACTCATAACAACTGGATGCCGACACTTTCAACCAAGAGTGTGTATGAAGCCTGGAAAAATTACACGGACGAATCCCGACCTATGTTCATCACTAGAGGAAGCTATGCCGGGCAGCACTTTGCTACCGCTTGGTCAGGAGATATTCAGAACACGACGGAAGAAATGGGATATCAGATCGGCTATGGTCTTGAATCGGGTCTTGTTGGTTACTGGACTACATCACATGACCTTGGCGGCTTCTTGCAAAGACCTAATGACAATCTCTACACAAGATGGGTAGCTGAATTCGGTGCTTGGAACGGTATCATGCGTGCACATGGACATGGCGGGCGCGAACCTTGGACATTCAGCAGTACAGCGCAGGATACACTTAAGAAGAATCTTAAAATACGTTATGCCTTATATCCCTACACCTATTCTTTGGCATGGCAGGGTTATAGCCAAGGCGTACCTATGATGAGACCGATGTTCTTAGAAGATGGGAATCAAAACAATTCCAAAACTTGGGATCTGAACAGACATTACTACTACGGTGATTGGTTCCTTGTAGCTCCGGCTCTTTCAGAAAGCGATACGATGGTGAAATTATGGCTTCCTGCGAAAACGACCTGGTACAACTATTATACGGGGCAAAGGTATGAAGGCGGAGAAAGTGGAAGAGACGTTTATGTCAATGCAAAACTTACGGATATACCGGTATTTGTGAAATCAGGCGCCATCATACCTATGGGCCCTGACATGAACTACGCGGACGAGAAGCCCTTAAATCCTCTAACATTGGATATCTATCCAAAAGCTGATACTTCCTTTACGTTATATGAGGACGACGGACGATCCAGAAAATACATCACGGAGAATGCATACAGCACAACAAAATTCGACAGTCACCAAGCTGGGAACAATATTACATTTAGAATAAACAAAAGAGTAACTCCAAATGTGTCAGCATTTAAACCAGTTGAACGCTCCTACAATCTCAAATTTAACCATATCAACAATGTAAGGGGGGTTACCGTAAACGAAGCACCTATACAGGCAGTGGATTCCTTGGAGAACTTTAATGCAAGTAGTGAGGCTTACTGGGTCGACCCCGCAAGCGGTGTGGTCTACGTGAAGACTGCTGATACCGGGGAGCAGATCGAGATCACTCTTGATTCTGATGGCGTTGTGGAGCCGGCTCTTGGAGAAGAGGGCTCAGCAGGACCTGTGATAAACTCTGGTGATAAGTTTGAATTGGAGCAAGCCACAATGAAGGGAGTAACCATTGACACGGAGTGGAAAGGCTATACAGGAACAGGTTTTGCAAAAGGATTCAAGAACGTTGGAAATTACGTGCAATTTACCGTGGATATCCAGAAGGCCGGAAATTACAATCTGATCCTGCGCAGTAATAGCGGCAAAAAGAATGATCCCAAGTATGATTCCACTCCGCGTCAAGGCGCTTTGTACTTAAATAATGCTAAGGTAACTGATTTCGCCCTTAAGGTAACACCTACCTGGGGAGACGCGAACAAGAACGGAGATTGGTTCGACTACATCATATCGGATGTAAAGCTAGATGCAGGCGCGAATACGCTCAAAATCAACGTGGAGGGCAGCACAAATCCAGGCAATTACAATCTTGATTATGTGAGATTTGATTACGCTCCGAAAATAGCGGATGCTTACGGAACCATAGAAGCTGAGACCGCTTCAACACGCCAAGGCGTAGATGTAGGTGCATCCAGTGATGATAGCGGTGGTTATAAGCTCAACCATATTGAAAACGGAGATTGGGTTAAATTTTCTGATGTAGATTTTGGAACAGGTGGCGTAAACGGTTTTGAAGCACGTTTGGCTAGTGGACTACAGGGCGGTAAGCTGGAAGTTTGGATAGACTCCATGGAGGACCAGCGGGCAGTTGAAATGGAATTTGGAAGTACGGGATCTTGGAATAATTGGGAGACCATTCAGGCACCTTCTCAATCCATTACAGGTATACACGATGTTTACTTGAAATTTGTAAATACCGAAAGTGCTTCTTCGATCCTTGATCTCAATTGGTTCCGATTCCTTAAGGATTATAAGGCCCCGGTAGTTGGCGCCGTTCTTCAAGGACCTGCAGAGGCTTCTAAAGGAGCAGATTTTGATTTGGATTATACCCTAAGCGGGCTGGATCAAAATATTTATGCTCAGGACCTAACATTTACTTATGATCCGAGTCAACTGGAATTCGTGTCGGCAGAATCGGTTAATCCAGATGAGGTAGTCATTGTTGACAAGGCTCAAAAGCAAGGTGAAATTCGGTTCCTTGTGGCTACCGTTGGACAGAACGCCCGTCTTGAAGGCAGCCTTCTGAAGCTTCATTGGAAAGTAAAATCCGATACTCAAGCTGCTCTCTCAATGATATCTTTATCCCAAGCATTAATCGCCGACGAAGCAGGTCATGAGGCAGAAATAGAAGGCAAATCTTACACGGTTCAACTAAGTAATGTTGTCATCGACAAGACCGCCCTGCTTGCATTAATCGCCAATGCTCAGAGTAAGCATGATATGGCTGCGGAGGGAACCGGCACAGGCCAGTATCCGGCAGGCTCAAAAGCATTGCTGCTGGCAGCAATTGATCAAGCGAAAGCTGTAGCTGATGATGTTACGGCAACCCGGGAGCAAGTAGAGCAGGCGGTAAGTGCATTGACGGTCGCTCTGCAGACTTTTATGGATTCTGTCATTACAACACAGCCTGGCGATGTGAATGATGACGGCCGTTATTCCATTGGTGACTTAGCTATCGTTGCCGCAGCATACGGAAGAAACTCCGCCGACCCGAACTGGTCTGCCTACAAACATGCCGATTTGAACAATGACGGCAAGGTCGATATCGAGGATCTAGCGGCTATGGCTAGGAAGATATTGAGCTAA